From the genome of Gracilibacillus salitolerans, one region includes:
- a CDS encoding alpha-mannosidase, whose amino-acid sequence MSDKKLHMIGNAHLDPVWLWQWQEGFQETKATFRSAIDRLNEYDDFVFTSSSAVMYEWVEKNDPSMFEEIKEKIQEGRWVICGGWWLQPDCNIPSGESFVRQGLYGQRYFKEKFGVTATVGYNVDSFGHNGMLPQILQKSGMEHYVFMRPGPHEKGLPGRLFWWESDDGSRVMTFQIPFEYTTWGQDLDEHINRCSKELKEPVDELMSFYGVGNHGGGPTKENIESIKRLNKEDDLPELLFSSPNQFFEEIKTKNINLPSVHHDLQNHAKGCYSVHSGIKKWNREAESLLAKSEKLSVLADHITGQPYPADYKLAWKNVMFNQFHDILAGTSLEEAYEDARNMHGEAMTIAERNLNYAVQSLAWNIDIEEDENMLPIVVFNPHAWSVKQNIEVEFKKLKEDQILVDEKGNPVPLQVVQSSATANGRNRLSFIANLPSMGYRVYKVISNRKLDQTPTIKANDYVMENDRYRLEFNPKTGFISSLFDKNQEYEMFTGDAGRAVVINDHSDTWSHDVVSYKDVAGEFDLRSMKLVEHGPVKSVIRIISEFGNSKLTQDFTMYHELHQIDVKAVVDWREKFKMLKLTYPVNLVHRKATYEIPYGHIIREANGEEQTGQSWIDVSGTIKATGGRYGLSLLNDSKYSYDVEGNEVSLTVLRSPIYAHHDPLVPDPDGHYSFIDQGIQKFNYSLLPHEDSWEEAQTVRRAAEFNQSSIALIETYHKGDLPQINSFMDVDQSNIIVSAIKQAEDNEDMIIRLYETNKITTKTTITLSKWNRKIEAEFGPCEIKTFRVPKDQDKEVIETNMLEWQE is encoded by the coding sequence ATGTCAGATAAAAAATTACACATGATAGGTAACGCACATTTAGACCCAGTTTGGTTATGGCAATGGCAAGAAGGATTCCAGGAGACTAAAGCAACCTTCCGCTCTGCTATTGATCGATTAAATGAATATGATGATTTTGTCTTTACTTCTAGTTCAGCAGTAATGTATGAATGGGTAGAAAAAAATGACCCTAGTATGTTTGAAGAAATTAAAGAAAAGATTCAAGAAGGTAGATGGGTGATTTGTGGTGGTTGGTGGTTACAACCTGACTGCAACATTCCAAGTGGTGAGTCCTTCGTTAGACAAGGTTTATATGGACAACGTTATTTCAAGGAAAAATTCGGAGTTACGGCAACGGTTGGATATAATGTGGATAGCTTTGGTCATAATGGCATGCTTCCGCAAATTTTACAAAAAAGTGGTATGGAGCATTACGTGTTTATGCGTCCGGGTCCACATGAGAAAGGACTACCAGGACGTCTCTTTTGGTGGGAATCTGATGATGGTTCGAGAGTGATGACCTTCCAAATTCCATTTGAATACACGACTTGGGGACAAGATTTGGATGAGCACATAAATAGATGTTCTAAAGAATTAAAAGAACCAGTTGATGAGTTGATGAGCTTCTATGGTGTAGGAAACCATGGTGGTGGACCAACGAAAGAAAATATTGAAAGTATTAAACGATTAAACAAAGAAGATGACTTGCCAGAGCTCTTATTTAGCTCGCCAAATCAATTCTTTGAAGAGATAAAGACAAAGAATATAAACCTTCCAAGTGTTCATCATGACTTACAAAATCATGCGAAAGGTTGTTATTCTGTTCACTCTGGTATTAAAAAATGGAATAGAGAAGCAGAAAGTTTGTTAGCAAAATCAGAAAAGCTGTCTGTTTTAGCAGATCATATCACAGGCCAACCTTATCCAGCTGATTATAAATTAGCATGGAAAAATGTTATGTTCAATCAATTTCATGATATTTTAGCTGGGACAAGCTTAGAAGAAGCTTATGAAGATGCTCGTAATATGCACGGGGAAGCAATGACAATCGCTGAACGTAATTTGAATTATGCTGTACAATCTCTAGCGTGGAATATTGATATTGAGGAAGACGAAAACATGCTACCAATCGTTGTTTTTAATCCACATGCTTGGAGTGTCAAACAAAACATCGAAGTAGAATTCAAGAAATTAAAAGAAGATCAGATTTTAGTTGATGAAAAAGGAAATCCTGTACCGCTTCAAGTGGTGCAATCTAGTGCAACAGCAAATGGACGAAATAGATTAAGCTTTATTGCAAATTTACCATCAATGGGATATCGCGTTTATAAAGTGATTTCTAATCGAAAATTAGATCAAACACCTACAATTAAAGCGAATGACTATGTAATGGAAAATGACCGTTATCGATTAGAATTTAATCCAAAAACAGGCTTCATTAGTAGTCTATTTGATAAAAATCAAGAATATGAAATGTTTACAGGAGATGCAGGTAGAGCGGTTGTCATTAATGATCATAGTGATACATGGTCGCACGACGTTGTAAGCTATAAGGATGTTGCTGGAGAATTTGATTTGAGAAGTATGAAGCTAGTCGAACATGGTCCAGTGAAATCAGTGATTCGAATAATTAGTGAGTTCGGGAATTCTAAATTAACACAAGATTTCACTATGTATCACGAACTTCACCAAATAGATGTAAAAGCAGTAGTTGATTGGCGTGAGAAATTTAAAATGCTGAAATTAACTTATCCGGTAAATTTGGTGCATAGAAAAGCAACATACGAAATCCCGTATGGACATATAATTCGTGAGGCCAACGGAGAAGAGCAAACAGGTCAAAGTTGGATTGATGTCTCGGGTACAATTAAAGCTACGGGTGGTCGTTACGGGTTAAGTCTATTAAATGATAGTAAATATAGTTATGACGTTGAAGGTAACGAAGTCAGTTTAACGGTATTGAGAAGTCCTATTTATGCACATCATGATCCATTGGTTCCAGATCCGGATGGACATTATTCATTCATTGATCAAGGAATACAAAAATTCAATTATTCCCTGTTACCACATGAAGATAGCTGGGAAGAAGCGCAAACGGTGAGACGTGCTGCAGAATTTAATCAATCCTCAATCGCTTTAATTGAAACCTATCATAAAGGTGATTTGCCACAAATCAATTCTTTTATGGATGTGGATCAGTCAAACATTATTGTGAGTGCAATTAAGCAAGCAGAGGATAATGAAGATATGATTATCCGTTTGTATGAAACAAACAAGATTACAACAAAAACCACAATTACCTTATCGAAATGGAATAGAAAGATCGAAGCCGAATTTGGACCTTGTGAAATTAAGACATTCCGGGTTCCAAAAGATCAAGATAAGGAAGTAATAGAAACGAATATGTTGGAATGGCAAGAATAG
- a CDS encoding four-carbon acid sugar kinase family protein → MIGVIADDITGANDIGVMFNNGGFISDVYSYDSNVLQELSSTMSDVLIFDTDSRLNKIEKAYEKVFQATKNIKQAGATQFFNKTCSVFRGNIGAEFDAMLDALNEEFAVIVLGFPKNGRKTIHGIHMVHDEKLENSQFKNDPVHPMTESNLVDILQKQTNRKVTLINIETIKQGAQSIRAKLDNLRKEAFHYVILDVEEQADLHIIAQAIYDQKIICGSSAIAEEIPKVQSKSSRLAQGDIQVPESDSSKGLFCAVGSLTPQTINQIRYARDKGIKTIELKTLGLISTIDREEMQEELAEMVIQTILSGDDVIVHSTNTPDLVHETKQQAKELGMDNTAVSKLVSNAIAFISEKVMKETKQYRFVIAGGDTSATVCQRLNIRGMRVWEEIQTGLPSCISLNKPSYLFILKSGSFGDETFLEKAFDHLRSQ, encoded by the coding sequence ATGATAGGAGTAATTGCAGACGACATTACCGGAGCTAATGATATCGGTGTTATGTTTAATAATGGGGGTTTTATATCGGATGTATATAGTTATGACTCAAATGTTTTACAGGAGTTATCATCCACGATGTCGGATGTACTAATTTTCGATACAGATTCTCGCCTAAATAAAATAGAGAAAGCCTATGAAAAAGTTTTTCAAGCTACGAAGAATATAAAACAGGCGGGGGCAACTCAGTTTTTCAATAAAACCTGTTCTGTGTTTAGAGGGAATATAGGAGCTGAATTTGATGCAATGCTTGATGCATTAAATGAAGAATTTGCTGTTATTGTATTAGGATTTCCGAAAAATGGTCGTAAAACGATTCATGGGATTCACATGGTACATGACGAAAAATTAGAAAACTCTCAATTTAAAAATGACCCTGTTCACCCAATGACAGAGTCTAATCTAGTCGATATTTTACAAAAACAAACCAATCGTAAAGTAACATTAATCAATATTGAGACGATAAAACAGGGAGCACAATCGATTCGAGCAAAACTAGATAACCTGAGGAAAGAAGCGTTTCATTACGTTATTCTGGACGTAGAGGAACAAGCGGATTTGCATATTATTGCCCAAGCTATTTATGATCAAAAAATCATTTGTGGTAGTTCCGCCATTGCTGAAGAAATTCCAAAAGTGCAGTCCAAATCCTCTCGACTAGCACAAGGTGATATCCAGGTTCCTGAGAGTGATTCAAGTAAAGGTTTATTCTGTGCTGTAGGTAGTTTAACGCCACAGACAATTAATCAAATCCGATATGCTCGAGATAAAGGTATAAAAACCATTGAACTAAAAACCCTTGGTTTAATCTCTACAATAGATAGGGAGGAAATGCAGGAAGAATTAGCGGAGATGGTTATCCAAACTATCCTTAGCGGTGACGATGTCATTGTTCATTCTACTAATACGCCAGACCTCGTACATGAAACAAAGCAACAAGCAAAAGAATTAGGAATGGATAATACAGCAGTATCGAAGCTAGTTTCAAACGCAATAGCATTTATTTCAGAGAAGGTGATGAAAGAAACGAAACAATATCGATTTGTCATAGCGGGTGGAGATACATCAGCAACCGTTTGTCAGAGGCTAAATATAAGAGGGATGCGTGTTTGGGAGGAAATCCAAACTGGTTTACCGTCTTGTATCTCATTAAACAAACCTTCCTACTTGTTTATATTAAAATCAGGTAGTTTCGGAGATGAAACATTTTTAGAAAAAGCATTCGACCATTTGCGTTCACAGTAA
- a CDS encoding Gfo/Idh/MocA family protein, translated as MSTLSVGLIGCGNISRIYFENAKKFKAIDIVACADLDLDRAKEKAEEHNIQAYTVDELLNDQSIDIVLNLTIPAAHSEVAKAALENGKHVYTEKPLSISLEEGKEVIQLAKKKGLKVGGAPDTFLGGGIQTSLKLIQDGWIGRPIAATAFFMSNGVEQWHPNPDFFYKKGGGPMFDMGPYYITALVSILGSVKRVTGSTNISFPERFTPDGRSIPVEIPTHISGVLDFDNGAVGTIITSFDSWGNNLPRIEVYGESGTLSIPDPNTFGGPVKYRRKGEKEFVDVPLTYDYIENSRGLGLADMAESIIDNRDHRANGELTYHVLEVMHGFHTASDEGKHYQLKSKIEKPAILEMWKTF; from the coding sequence ATGAGTACTTTAAGTGTTGGTTTAATCGGTTGTGGGAATATTAGCAGAATTTATTTTGAAAATGCCAAAAAGTTTAAAGCAATAGATATTGTTGCATGTGCAGATTTAGATCTTGATCGTGCAAAAGAAAAGGCGGAAGAGCACAACATACAAGCCTATACGGTAGATGAATTACTAAATGACCAGAGTATTGACATTGTTTTAAATTTAACCATTCCAGCTGCCCATAGCGAAGTGGCGAAAGCTGCACTTGAAAATGGGAAACATGTGTATACAGAAAAACCATTATCTATTTCATTAGAAGAAGGAAAAGAAGTCATCCAATTAGCAAAGAAAAAAGGTTTAAAAGTTGGTGGAGCACCAGATACATTCTTAGGTGGTGGTATTCAAACAAGCTTAAAACTTATACAAGATGGTTGGATTGGTCGTCCTATTGCAGCAACTGCGTTTTTTATGAGTAATGGTGTAGAACAATGGCACCCTAATCCAGATTTTTTCTATAAAAAAGGTGGTGGGCCAATGTTTGATATGGGACCATACTATATCACAGCACTTGTATCCATTCTAGGATCGGTGAAGAGGGTAACCGGCTCTACGAATATATCATTTCCGGAACGGTTCACACCTGATGGAAGAAGCATTCCTGTAGAAATACCAACACACATTTCTGGTGTGTTAGATTTTGACAATGGAGCTGTCGGTACCATCATTACAAGCTTTGACTCCTGGGGAAATAATTTACCGAGAATCGAAGTTTACGGGGAATCGGGAACGTTAAGTATACCTGATCCAAATACGTTTGGTGGACCTGTAAAATATCGTAGAAAAGGCGAGAAAGAATTTGTGGATGTGCCATTGACGTACGATTATATTGAAAATAGCCGAGGATTAGGGTTAGCTGATATGGCAGAATCAATAATAGATAATAGAGATCACCGAGCAAATGGTGAATTAACGTATCATGTTTTAGAAGTTATGCACGGATTCCATACTGCCTCAGATGAAGGAAAGCATTACCAGTTAAAAAGTAAGATAGAAAAGCCAGCTATATTAGAAATGTGGAAGACATTTTAG
- a CDS encoding class II aldolase/adducin family protein has protein sequence MSDTMTINKQLQDIGRYMMRNDLAWGNAGNISAKTSDDSFLITASGTYLGELHDTDFAACDLKGRTISTTNKPSKEVPMHLAVYQERPEINAVLHASPFYSTLVACSNLEIPSEWFVESMYYLEKVARVPYHHPGSGDLGDAVREKAKDANILLLENHGVLVYDTSVKEARMALQTLEYTCKMLVTAKQASIDLTKLSDERVHDFLHHAGYKPRREWGNV, from the coding sequence ATGAGCGATACAATGACGATCAACAAACAATTACAAGATATTGGTCGTTACATGATGCGTAACGACCTTGCTTGGGGCAATGCAGGAAATATTAGTGCGAAAACATCAGATGATAGCTTTTTGATCACAGCAAGTGGTACGTATTTGGGAGAATTACATGATACAGATTTTGCTGCATGTGATTTAAAGGGTAGAACTATTTCTACTACTAATAAACCATCTAAAGAAGTTCCGATGCATTTAGCTGTATATCAAGAGCGACCTGAAATAAATGCGGTGTTACATGCTTCGCCCTTTTATAGTACCTTAGTAGCTTGTTCCAATTTAGAAATCCCATCAGAATGGTTTGTGGAATCTATGTATTATCTTGAAAAAGTGGCTAGAGTACCTTACCACCATCCAGGATCAGGCGATTTAGGTGATGCTGTTCGCGAAAAAGCGAAGGATGCCAATATCTTGCTTTTAGAAAATCACGGTGTTTTAGTTTATGATACAAGTGTGAAAGAAGCTCGAATGGCTTTACAAACATTAGAATATACATGCAAAATGCTTGTTACAGCAAAGCAAGCGTCCATTGATTTAACAAAACTATCAGACGAGAGAGTACATGATTTTCTTCATCATGCTGGGTATAAACCACGGAGAGAGTGGGGGAACGTATGA
- a CDS encoding ROK family protein, whose protein sequence is MTILAGLDIGGTKCAVLLGKTIGDDMEVIERVQFPTPSTPDESIEKMALTLDQLQEKHNVEKVAAIGISCGGPLNSKTGTIIAPPNLPGWENIEIVKLLEERYQIPVALQNDANAGAMAEWRWGAGKGTENMMFLTFGTGMGAGLILNGQLYSGTNDLAGEVGHIRLAEDGPIGFGKAGSFEGFCSGGGIAKLAAQKALEALQKGNPPTYCSSMDELSTITTKSVGEAAQAGDHLALEVFSMVGFQLGRALSLFVDILNPEKIVIGSIYGRQQDILEPIVLEELKKEAIPLSYSVCDIIPAGLGEKIGDLASFSVALLALKN, encoded by the coding sequence ATGACTATATTAGCCGGATTAGATATAGGTGGAACAAAGTGTGCAGTATTATTGGGAAAAACAATTGGCGATGATATGGAAGTAATAGAACGAGTGCAATTTCCTACGCCATCTACACCAGATGAATCAATTGAGAAAATGGCTTTGACATTAGATCAACTTCAAGAAAAACACAATGTGGAAAAAGTAGCTGCTATCGGTATCAGTTGCGGTGGACCATTGAATAGTAAAACAGGTACAATAATTGCACCACCAAATCTACCTGGGTGGGAAAATATCGAAATTGTGAAGCTGCTAGAAGAACGATATCAGATTCCCGTCGCCTTACAAAATGATGCAAATGCTGGTGCTATGGCAGAATGGCGTTGGGGAGCTGGTAAAGGAACGGAAAATATGATGTTCTTAACATTTGGAACAGGTATGGGTGCAGGTCTCATTTTAAATGGACAGCTGTACTCGGGTACGAATGATTTAGCAGGTGAGGTCGGACATATTCGTTTAGCGGAGGATGGTCCGATTGGATTTGGTAAAGCAGGTTCCTTTGAAGGCTTTTGTAGTGGTGGAGGTATTGCTAAATTAGCCGCACAAAAAGCATTAGAGGCGCTTCAAAAAGGCAATCCACCAACGTATTGTTCATCGATGGATGAATTGAGTACCATTACAACCAAAAGTGTAGGGGAAGCAGCTCAAGCTGGAGATCATCTAGCACTAGAAGTTTTTTCGATGGTAGGGTTTCAATTAGGTAGAGCATTATCACTTTTTGTCGATATACTAAATCCCGAAAAAATTGTGATCGGAAGTATCTATGGCAGACAACAAGATATTTTGGAACCTATTGTATTAGAGGAATTGAAAAAAGAGGCGATTCCTTTATCTTATTCAGTGTGTGACATTATACCAGCTGGTTTAGGGGAAAAAATCGGGGACTTAGCAAGTTTTTCTGTTGCGTTACTCGCACTTAAAAACTAA
- a CDS encoding FAD-dependent oxidoreductase, giving the protein MNNHSTNAHIHLDQKKLPILFDVDVALVGGSIASVTMALELAKAGKKVVLIESRTYLGREITATLRPWISEKAVDHINTDLIKKIAADGIGKNNEIALSMDKVKLTLEEELFEQGVEMLYASYPLATFKKGEKQYLEIGNKSGRQLVSASVVIDTTENASLLRQTNEVMVEQVESDKKIRFSIEFYRTEGLTNEYISILNTNEKKTQPLKVHQGYLDRGHVILEGEFISSKLYSQDPFADRMEDEFQAKKEIFNISEYLLHEHQAFSNAYLAATSFELQDVNRQMKCKQTENFKGNISTEINGVKVDLNKFQTSNPSIWYLGEYIEDETIAELLFDPVMGSRVGSFVGLAILENWEEILEKTSNKTITEHPSKANYVIPGVRVKEQPQPQNGRIYTKEIVEERQIPILHQSDVLIVGGGTSGATAGIVSGREGLNTVLLEMNPGLGGTATFGAVDSYWFGRRVGFNQWITERVNQMQERVRHYSPKWNIEAKMYALWNEAYKAGVQPYFGSIVIGTIMENKRVRGVVATSRWGTFAILANTVIDATGDGDVAAFAGAEYVYGSQRDHIVMWYSLAQFAKPGRSQNNFTSAVDVSNIMDYTRAILDGRRRKRKRDVHDHGIYVASRETRHVLGEYVMTLTDQLRQRKWDDVVNIHFSNHDMKGKNGADWMHLGLIPPNLEIEIPYRLLLPKGLEGIIVTGKAISATHDGFAAIRMQADLENLGGVSALAAKQSIQNNVPPSQIDIRQLQKRLVLEGLLPTGIEERAISSEYYQDSELEELVEQLTGEEPLYMYADMEMEEVYKDKIPIVEICTVGERILPFLEKGLDQAIQNNDIKRQVALAQALAMYESSYGVPILIDEIEKELDRYEGLPIRDNVIRHTQLPPDQGAMPDVVYLLYTLGMTRDERSIDIWKRIVSQIDPSEESLKDMFTGTFYYVDAVCYGIERLATKGCITILEALYTHKNLRDQLRQSGIVADYFKERQAMLDLAIARALARCGDIRGYRVLINYLKDARALLAEQAHTELRRLTTEDFGKNVQEWNSYVSNQGEFPEQPLLLKLDI; this is encoded by the coding sequence ATGAATAATCATTCAACTAACGCGCATATTCATTTGGATCAAAAAAAATTACCAATTTTATTTGATGTAGACGTAGCTCTTGTAGGAGGATCTATTGCTAGTGTAACAATGGCCTTAGAGTTAGCTAAAGCTGGTAAAAAAGTCGTTTTAATAGAATCGCGAACATATTTAGGACGTGAAATCACAGCAACATTAAGACCATGGATAAGCGAAAAAGCAGTTGATCATATAAATACTGATCTAATCAAGAAAATAGCTGCAGATGGCATTGGAAAAAATAATGAAATAGCGCTTTCGATGGATAAAGTAAAACTAACGTTAGAGGAAGAATTATTTGAACAAGGTGTTGAAATGTTGTATGCGAGCTATCCTCTAGCAACCTTTAAAAAAGGTGAAAAGCAGTATTTAGAAATTGGTAATAAGTCAGGGCGCCAGCTTGTCAGTGCAAGTGTAGTGATTGATACGACAGAAAATGCGAGTCTGCTTAGACAGACAAATGAGGTAATGGTAGAGCAAGTAGAGTCAGACAAAAAAATTCGCTTTTCTATCGAATTTTACCGTACCGAGGGACTTACAAATGAGTATATTTCAATTTTAAACACGAATGAAAAAAAGACTCAACCATTAAAAGTGCACCAAGGCTATTTAGATCGTGGTCATGTCATATTAGAAGGAGAATTCATTTCTTCCAAACTTTATTCACAGGATCCTTTTGCTGATCGAATGGAGGATGAGTTTCAAGCTAAGAAAGAAATATTTAATATATCAGAATATTTATTGCATGAACATCAAGCATTCTCCAATGCTTATTTAGCTGCAACTTCTTTTGAACTTCAAGATGTAAATAGACAAATGAAGTGTAAGCAAACAGAAAATTTTAAAGGGAATATAAGCACAGAGATCAACGGAGTTAAAGTTGACTTAAATAAATTCCAAACGTCAAATCCTTCGATATGGTATTTGGGGGAATATATAGAGGATGAGACTATTGCTGAACTATTGTTTGATCCGGTGATGGGTTCTCGAGTTGGCTCGTTTGTCGGATTAGCAATACTTGAAAATTGGGAAGAAATATTGGAAAAAACATCGAATAAAACCATTACAGAGCACCCTAGTAAAGCAAACTACGTTATACCAGGTGTACGTGTGAAGGAACAGCCACAGCCACAAAATGGACGAATATATACAAAAGAAATAGTGGAAGAAAGACAAATACCTATTTTACATCAATCAGATGTACTAATAGTTGGTGGGGGCACGAGTGGTGCAACAGCAGGAATTGTATCGGGGCGAGAAGGGTTAAATACCGTCTTATTAGAGATGAACCCGGGACTAGGTGGAACCGCTACATTTGGTGCGGTGGATAGTTATTGGTTTGGTCGTCGAGTAGGTTTCAATCAATGGATTACGGAAAGAGTAAATCAAATGCAAGAGCGAGTTCGTCATTATAGTCCTAAATGGAATATAGAAGCGAAAATGTATGCTTTATGGAATGAAGCGTACAAAGCAGGGGTTCAACCGTATTTTGGCTCAATTGTTATTGGAACTATTATGGAAAATAAACGTGTGCGTGGTGTTGTGGCAACCTCTAGATGGGGAACATTCGCAATATTAGCTAATACAGTTATTGATGCGACTGGAGATGGTGATGTAGCAGCATTTGCTGGAGCTGAGTATGTATATGGTTCCCAGAGAGATCATATTGTGATGTGGTATTCTTTAGCGCAATTTGCAAAACCAGGTCGTTCACAAAATAACTTTACAAGTGCTGTAGATGTTTCAAATATTATGGACTACACCAGAGCGATTTTAGATGGAAGAAGGCGTAAAAGAAAACGAGATGTGCATGATCACGGTATCTATGTGGCTTCTAGAGAAACACGCCATGTGCTAGGTGAATATGTGATGACGCTGACAGATCAGTTAAGACAACGTAAATGGGATGATGTTGTAAATATTCACTTTAGCAACCATGATATGAAAGGGAAAAATGGTGCTGATTGGATGCATCTAGGGTTAATTCCACCTAACTTAGAAATCGAAATACCTTATCGGTTATTATTACCAAAAGGTTTAGAGGGAATTATCGTTACAGGAAAGGCGATATCTGCGACGCATGATGGCTTTGCTGCTATACGAATGCAAGCCGATTTAGAAAATTTAGGTGGTGTTTCTGCTTTAGCAGCAAAACAATCTATCCAAAATAATGTACCTCCATCTCAAATAGATATTCGCCAGTTGCAAAAAAGATTAGTATTAGAAGGTTTATTACCTACAGGAATTGAGGAACGTGCTATTTCTTCTGAATATTACCAAGATAGTGAATTAGAAGAATTAGTAGAACAATTAACAGGTGAAGAACCTCTTTACATGTATGCTGACATGGAGATGGAGGAAGTGTATAAAGATAAAATTCCGATTGTTGAAATATGCACGGTTGGAGAACGCATTCTTCCATTTTTAGAGAAAGGATTAGATCAAGCAATACAAAATAATGATATAAAGCGTCAGGTCGCATTAGCTCAAGCTTTAGCAATGTACGAATCATCCTATGGAGTACCGATATTAATTGATGAGATTGAAAAAGAATTAGATCGTTATGAAGGACTACCAATCCGAGACAATGTTATACGTCATACCCAACTACCTCCTGATCAAGGAGCAATGCCAGATGTTGTTTATTTACTTTACACTTTAGGTATGACTCGTGATGAACGAAGTATTGATATTTGGAAACGAATTGTATCGCAAATAGATCCATCTGAGGAAAGCTTGAAGGATATGTTTACAGGAACTTTTTATTATGTTGATGCGGTTTGTTATGGAATCGAGAGGCTTGCAACAAAAGGGTGTATCACCATTCTTGAGGCCTTATATACTCATAAAAACCTTAGAGATCAGTTGCGTCAATCAGGAATCGTAGCAGATTATTTTAAAGAAAGGCAAGCAATGCTGGATTTAGCGATTGCTCGTGCTTTAGCAAGGTGTGGTGATATTAGAGGATATAGAGTCCTTATCAACTACTTAAAAGATGCTAGAGCTTTATTAGCAGAGCAAGCACATACAGAATTAAGGCGCCTAACAACTGAGGATTTTGGTAAAAACGTACAAGAATGGAATTCGTACGTCTCTAATCAAGGAGAATTTCCTGAACAACCCCTTTTATTAAAATTAGATATATAG
- a CDS encoding D-sedoheptulose-7-phosphate isomerase: MHNEIEKLIKKYPDLQQSVDTIEKAFNLLVESYRTQGKLLLCGNGGSAADCEHIVGELMKGFTLNRPVDREFERKLNEMYPEDGEYVAQHLQQTLPAISLVSHSALSTAFINDVAADMLFAQQVYGYGQVGDVVIGLSTSGNSDNVVKAMKVAKALGLKTIGFTGESGGKMNDICDVCIRVPWKETLDIQERHLPIYHTLCIMLEKEFFQS, from the coding sequence ATGCATAATGAAATAGAAAAATTAATCAAGAAATATCCTGACTTGCAGCAATCAGTAGACACGATTGAAAAAGCATTTAATCTGTTGGTTGAAAGTTATCGAACACAAGGGAAGCTATTATTATGTGGTAATGGAGGAAGCGCAGCGGACTGTGAGCATATTGTTGGAGAATTAATGAAAGGGTTTACCCTCAACAGACCTGTCGATAGGGAGTTTGAACGGAAACTGAATGAAATGTATCCAGAGGATGGGGAATATGTAGCTCAACATTTGCAACAGACACTGCCAGCAATTTCTTTAGTTAGCCATTCTGCCTTGTCGACCGCCTTTATTAATGATGTAGCAGCAGACATGTTATTTGCCCAACAGGTGTATGGATATGGACAGGTTGGTGATGTAGTAATAGGTTTAAGCACTTCTGGCAATTCCGATAATGTAGTAAAGGCGATGAAAGTAGCCAAAGCATTAGGTTTAAAGACGATTGGTTTCACAGGTGAGTCAGGTGGAAAAATGAATGATATTTGTGATGTCTGTATCCGCGTGCCTTGGAAAGAAACATTAGATATACAAGAGCGACATCTCCCTATTTATCATACGTTATGTATCATGTTAGAGAAGGAGTTTTTCCAATCATGA